Within the Aspergillus luchuensis IFO 4308 DNA, chromosome 5, nearly complete sequence genome, the region TTAGTCCAGGGCTGCTGCCGATGCCTCGCAAGGAAAGTCCCTCCGCACCTGAAAATGATGGTATCAATCTGATCCGGTGACACTCCGCTACGATGTTGAATCTGATCTGAGATTGACTTGCTGGGCGCCTGGAACTGGGCCTCGACGAAGGGGCCTTCTGCGACTGCGGGCGGATAGTCATCAGGGTCCTGGATGTGCCTCTATTGGTGAGTAAACAGTCCTCATACCCACGCCATATTACGGGTGACGCACCGACGAGAACCCGAGGTCCCAGATGATATGTCTCTGCTGGCCCGGATGGTAAATGTAGAAGGCCCAGTTATACATTCTGAACTCCACAGCTGGCTCACCGGCATGGAGTTTGTGATAATGTGCTGTCATACTGCCGCCGTTTAAGAGCTTCACGTCAACGAAAGCGGCTGTCTCGGGAAGCTCCCGGTCGATGTCGGACATACTGCTCCTGCGGTGTGGTTGTTTTCATTGTTGTTATATGTGTAGAATTATCCACCAAGAAATTaaaagggaagatggaatatAGTGAGATGGTGGCTCAGGTATCCAGTCGTCAGTTCATACGAGGCTCTGCAGAACTTATGGTGTGGGGGTTGTTGCAGGGATGTGATGTGGTGGATCTCCGAACGTCGGTCCCCCGCACTATACCCCGCGAAGCAATCATTATAAATTCGGCTAGACTGCTTTTACAATACGCGGATGGCTCGAGCAGAAATAGTACTACAACAGAAATAGTACTACACACCAAAATAAAACGCTCGGGATCTGTCTGGCCGCAATCACCCCGGTTTACTCGTCGAGGTAAAGCTGTCAAACGTCGGCGGCGTTGGGAACGATGGAGATGACCGTCGGCGCCTGCTCCACGGCTTCTCGAGCAGagtcaaccaccaccaccgcgctGGTCCCCTCCATCTCGATCTGGAACCGCTCACATGAGCTGCGAAAGACATCAAAGATGTACAGCCGCCCTGTTGACGGCATGCTCTTGCGCACATTCTGGGCCATGGCGTACCCCATGGCACTTAGGCCTGAAGACTCACCGCGGTTAGCAGCGGCCACGACGACGGGCAACCCTAAGCAATCTAACTCAGGCGGGGCAAGGAAGGGATGTAACTAATAAGGCGATGTTCTCTGTGGTGTCTGTGGTCATCTTTCAACAGTTGATAACAGTTGATAACAGTTGATAACAGTTGATCcatgaatttcttttttattagtttgaCTGCCTGTATTGCCTGTTATACAGGATCTGGGACCATATTACTGGACATAAGCCACGGTCCCGAAATTCCACACAGTTGGGGTCtaggggaaggagagaggcGAAGGCGTTCTCCACCAGGGCCTTGGTGAAATGGAACGATGGTAATGTCACATTAGAACGTCGTGGTTTTATTCGGCGCATTGCCAACGGCAACAGTTTTAACGGAGATCGGATGATCTACCTGAAAGCTAAAGAGCTAGAAAATGCTTTCTGGGGGCATGATGTCGAGTAATACTGGGACCAGAGCAGTTCCGACAAGACCTATGATAGCTCATCAGATGATGCTCCGAGGCGCCGAACCCGTACTTCCCAGCGGAAAAATCCTTCCGGCAGGTACAGACGCGGTACTCGGCCGGTTGACATGGAGCGAACAGACAGCGATACGGATTCTGGCTCGTCTATATCAAGCCTCGATCGTCCACAAAGACGTCATAGGAGAAAAGAATCCGAACCATCGACGAGAACCCCAGATGCGGAAATACGTTCCTTGGAGAAAAAGCTCCAGCGACTCAAGGTCCAACAGCGGGACAAGGGACATAAGCAACGAGTCACTTCACGCAGTCAGCGTAAGAAGAGACGCCGCTAAGCTAGTTGGCTTTTGACGAACGCTTATCGGCTCCATGATTTGTTGTTTTGGTGATTTGATTGCCTGTATTGTGTCGCATTCTTGCTTGGCTTGACCGGGAGATGTCGCAGATAATTGCTGTCTTATTGTGTTGGAGAGCGGGCGCTTGCTAATCATCATAAGCGCGAAGTGTCATCCAGTGAGGCAGCAACAAATTTAAGTTCACTGGTTCATTGTTAAGCTGTGAGcatctacaccaccaccacccctcgCAAACCCACCATTTACCAGGTAACCACATTACCATCTCATTCTCCCCAATTCCATATCCCTGCCCAACACAAACATAAAAGCCCGCTCATGGCGACCTCCGACCACTCCAAAATATCGCAGGATGCTCAAAAAATCTTTAACTCGGTATGAAATCACTCTCGGATCCACGGCTTTTCAACGTTTTCATACTGGTCATGCTAACTTTGTTATAGGATCCCAGTCTGTTCCTGCAAGATAAAACGTTGACAGGACGGGGTAGCCATTCGCCCTCAATGAAAGACAATAAACAGTCCCAGTCCGTATATGAGCTATGGGAAGGGGTACATCACGGGTTAGAATGCCAGAAGCCCATATTTGACGATTCTCTACAACGGGGTGGGGATATTGATCCCGCTTTCGTAGATTTTCGCGGCTCGCATGATCGGCGAAAAGCGCAGCGACTGCCTCACCACAGGGATTTGGGTTTGAATTCACTATGCTGCTTATTTGATACGACCAGAGGTCTATAATAGCGGACACATAGCTCTGTACAGCACACTTCCCCAGAGTACGGATAATTGgctcgccttcttctgttgTATAGGGCTTCTTATACCAGCAGGATCGAACTTCACTGTTGAGTACTTCCTCTTTGAGGAACAAAACGAGTTTATGTTCTGTGACCAGTTCGCCGTCTGGAAATTCAATGTGTTTAGTTAGCCCAGTCGATCGattctttctgctttggaTTGTATGACTTGGAGGTGTTCTCAGGGCGGTTAGTTCGTGATAAAATCAATGCCTCTTCGCCGTATGAGGTAACTGCCTTGCGATAGCCGCATGAGGTCTACTATACCGGCCATTTCTGACGACGCAGCGCCAGCAcatgagggagaagaaggaggatgtggcCGTTTCCGAGCCATACTAAATTAGTTATTGTGTCCAGGGGGCTAGCTCACGGGGTAATTAATTGTCGCAGAGATATCGCTGAAAGAACACGATCCTAAGTGATAAATAGATGAAGACGCGCATACTATCCTGACGCGTGGATGGTGCGGGGGAAGGTAGAAGAAGGAATGGGAAATCAACAACTGCAAGGCCGGAATGCCGGGCCCCGCACCCCAGGGTATGTTAAGCAtatttgggaggagggaggttaCACCATAGTAACCCACGTAATCACCCACCGCGCCGGCCCCCCATATACGTCCTATAATATACGCGGGGCCTTTAACATTTGAAGGGAGGGTTTATAACTTACCTGCCGTTAAGTTATTTATCATTCTTTTTGCTGGGCAAGAACT harbors:
- a CDS encoding uncharacterized protein (COG:I;~EggNog:ENOG410PMM2;~InterPro:IPR006115;~antiSMASH:Cluster_5.20;~go_function: GO:0050661 - NADP binding [Evidence IEA]); this encodes MGYAMAQNVRKSMPSTGRLYIFDVFRSSCERFQIEMEGTSAVVVVDSAREAVEQAPTVISIVPNAADV
- a CDS encoding uncharacterized protein (antiSMASH:Cluster_5.20), with the protein product MATSDHSKISQDAQKIFNSDPSLFLQDKTLTGRGSHSPSMKDNKQSQSVYELWEGVHHGLECQKPIFDDSLQRGGDIDPAFVDFRGSHDRRKAQRLPHHRDLGLNSLCCLFDTTRGL